The Ahaetulla prasina isolate Xishuangbanna chromosome 4, ASM2864084v1, whole genome shotgun sequence genome has a window encoding:
- the LOC131196532 gene encoding verrucotoxin subunit beta-like, which translates to MSHLGIQNVSYPAVFEQGTATHVVTAILYGAFVFDRKVSSMETVKNIQGSLQLTVKKLISITGEAELKLTEKEKENALRFSCKFHGDFSLERNPVTFQDAIKVYETLPKMLGEHVEKAVPMKVWLYPLTKLDTRAAKMVHEISLTLIFDAQNILEELNEIQMQSNDLAKNPMAETFPEIKRKIQQFKDLCKQHRQIFQKQLARVLPSIWGGGQEEGTLGDILMSVNQSPFSSQRLHEFLDSKKREINFIKSYLTILNNIKVISSQNQLEEIVLNLRMYMWSPLYSPLYVKRSHFF; encoded by the coding sequence ATGAGCCACCTGGGAATCCAGAATGTCTCTTACCCAGCTGTCTTTGAGCAGGGCACAGCCACCCACGTGGTCACTGCCATCCTCTACGGAGCCTTTGTCTTTGACCGAAAAGTTTCTTCAATGGAGACGGTGAAAAATATTCAAGGAAGTCTTCAGCTTACAGTCAAGAAGCTGATATCCATCACGGGAGAAGCAGAGCTCAAACTGactgagaaggagaaagagaatgctCTGAGGTTTAGTTGCAAGTTCCACGGAGACTTTTCTTTGGAGAGAAATCCAGTCACTTTCCAAGATGCCATCAAAGTTTATGAAACTCTCCCAAAAATGTTAGGGGAACATGTGGAGAAGGCTGTTCCTATGAAGGTCTGGCTCTACCCACTGACCAAGCTGGACACTAGAGCAGCTAAGATGGTCCATGAGATCAGCCTAACATTGATCTTTGATGCTCAAAACATCTTGGAGGAACTCAACGAAATCCAGATGCAAAGCAACGATCTAGCCAAGAATCCCATGGCTGAGACCTTCCCTGAGATCAAGAGGAAGATCCAACAGTTCAAGGATCTGTGCAAGCAACACAGGCAGATTTTCCAGAAACAGCTGGCCAGAGTGTTGCCTTCCATCTGGGGAGGAGGGCAGGAGGAAGGGACCCTGGGGGACATCTTGATGTCCGTCAACCAGTCACCTTTCAGCAGCCAAAGACTCCATGAATTTCTAGACAGCAAGAAAAGAGAAATTAACTTTATCAAATCTTATCTGACTATTCTAAATAATATAAAAGTTATCTCATCTCAGAACCAACTGGAAGAAATAGTTCTGAACCTCAGAATGTATATGTGGTCTCCTTTATATTCACCTCTTTATGTAAAAAGGAGCCATTTCTTTTGA